The following coding sequences are from one Pigmentibacter sp. JX0631 window:
- a CDS encoding MFS transporter, whose translation MISEVIPNIAEKKLTKKEMKLFFISSLGGALEFYDFVVYIYFSTIISKLFFDLSSAYTSLLLTYSVFATGYLARIAGGLLFSHYGDLTGRKKSFTFTVFLMAAPTFIIGLLPTYSQIGILATILLFICRFSQGLAIGGEIPCSITFIYEHARKSQRGLAIGILFAGIILGIFLGSSAGYISSKFLSEKELHSWGWRIPFLLGGLLGLIGVYLRKYLSETPVFRKMQLENNHIPIKIVIKNHKFNLIQTTSTIWLIAISVTLYFLYLPNYFVTYYKFNLQDILKINTFSVLLYSFLIIIFGIIIDYINPKIILLISCVLLVLFNIPVFLAFKSSSFISIYIAYLFISFTNSAATAAGILMLANSFPTSIRYTGSAFAYNLAFGIFGGFTPLICTTLIESTKLKYSPAFYITGVALITLILNSLNSKNSMEI comes from the coding sequence ATGATTTCTGAAGTCATTCCAAATATTGCAGAGAAAAAACTAACAAAAAAAGAAATGAAACTTTTTTTTATTTCTTCACTTGGTGGAGCATTAGAGTTTTATGATTTTGTTGTCTACATTTATTTTTCAACTATCATTTCAAAACTTTTTTTCGATCTTTCCTCAGCTTATACTAGCTTACTACTTACCTATTCTGTTTTTGCTACTGGATATTTAGCAAGAATAGCTGGGGGGCTTCTATTTAGTCATTATGGTGACTTAACAGGCAGGAAAAAATCTTTTACATTTACAGTATTTTTAATGGCAGCGCCTACTTTTATAATAGGTTTATTACCAACCTATTCACAAATTGGTATCTTAGCTACTATTCTACTTTTTATTTGTCGTTTTTCTCAAGGTCTTGCTATAGGAGGAGAAATTCCATGCTCTATAACTTTCATTTATGAGCATGCAAGAAAATCACAACGGGGATTAGCAATTGGAATTTTATTTGCTGGAATAATATTAGGAATTTTTTTGGGATCTAGTGCTGGATACATAAGCTCAAAATTTTTAAGTGAGAAAGAGTTACATTCATGGGGATGGAGAATTCCTTTTTTATTAGGTGGATTATTAGGACTCATTGGTGTTTACTTGAGAAAATATTTAAGTGAAACTCCTGTTTTTAGAAAAATGCAGCTAGAAAATAATCATATACCAATAAAAATTGTAATTAAAAACCATAAATTTAACTTAATCCAAACGACTTCAACGATATGGTTAATTGCAATTTCAGTAACCCTATATTTTCTATACTTACCAAACTACTTTGTTACTTATTACAAATTTAATTTACAGGATATTTTAAAAATAAACACATTTTCTGTCCTACTTTATTCTTTTTTAATTATTATTTTTGGAATTATAATTGATTACATAAATCCAAAAATTATTCTTTTAATTTCTTGTGTCTTATTAGTTCTATTTAATATTCCAGTTTTTTTAGCATTCAAATCAAGCTCATTTATTTCCATATATATTGCTTATTTATTTATTTCTTTTACAAATTCTGCAGCAACTGCAGCAGGAATTTTAATGCTTGCAAACTCTTTTCCAACTTCAATTCGCTATACAGGAAGTGCTTTTGCATATAATCTTGCTTTTGGAATTTTTGGAGGATTTACACCTCTCATTTGTACTACATTAATAGAAAGTACAAAATTAAAGTACTCTCCAGCATTTTATATAACTGGTGTAGCATTGATAACATTAATATTAAATTCTTTGAACTCAAAAAACAGTATGGAAATTTAA
- a CDS encoding DMT family transporter: MNIFGVFYIILSSIAFSLVGIFVKPLLAENNSLSVILMTRSLLTLIILIPFIHFQQLLKRENLREVFFGGLFYFLTTVFYISAVPYIGVGLSTILAFIFPIYIFIFSIIRKEIQFSYTNLAIIVVSFLGLVLLSSNKLQTLDSFIGFSYALSCGILYAVYIYFNKKSNSSNKLNVLSLQLMGASLYSFILTFFDPPKLNFTTNFIINIILLSFIGTFICLFFLIKSIEKIGPFNTSILSLTEPIFAVIFSYIFIQEKINLAQFIGLSLIILSCFLAIYLPMKKEKLNTFKKSN, from the coding sequence ATGAATATTTTTGGAGTATTTTATATTATACTATCTTCAATTGCATTTTCTCTAGTCGGAATATTTGTTAAACCTTTGTTAGCCGAAAACAATTCCCTTTCAGTAATTTTAATGACCCGCTCTTTATTAACTTTAATAATATTAATACCTTTTATTCATTTTCAACAACTTTTAAAGCGAGAAAATCTAAGGGAAGTTTTTTTTGGCGGATTGTTCTATTTTTTGACAACAGTTTTCTACATAAGCGCCGTTCCATACATTGGAGTTGGTCTTTCTACAATTTTAGCATTTATCTTTCCTATTTACATTTTTATCTTTAGCATTATCCGCAAAGAAATTCAATTTAGTTATACAAATTTAGCTATAATAGTAGTAAGTTTTCTTGGTCTTGTTCTTTTAAGTAGTAATAAATTACAAACATTAGATTCATTTATAGGTTTTTCTTACGCATTATCTTGTGGAATTTTATATGCAGTTTATATTTATTTTAATAAAAAAAGCAACAGCAGCAATAAATTAAATGTTTTGTCACTTCAACTAATGGGAGCAAGTCTATATTCATTCATTTTAACTTTTTTTGATCCACCAAAATTAAATTTTACGACAAATTTTATCATAAATATTATTTTATTATCTTTTATTGGTACTTTTATTTGTTTATTTTTCTTAATTAAATCAATAGAAAAAATAGGGCCATTTAATACCTCTATTCTCTCATTAACAGAACCAATTTTTGCTGTTATATTTTCCTATATTTTTATCCAAGAAAAAATCAATTTGGCTCAATTTATTGGTTTATCATTAATAATATTATCTTGTTTTTTAGCAATATATCTACCTATGAAAAAAGAAAAACTGAATACATTCAAAAAAAGTAATTAA
- a CDS encoding pentapeptide repeat-containing protein: protein MRKMLAFSLMSVSLNSYSLTIEDVTDQYSQSNYGNSQTINSEVNNDANKNEYIQLQENEKTEIMNSLRYFYSNSEFDKVLSNLINTYSYDQRKIDLNFYVDNRIISGFHKKGLIHYITEFKENSFEYLQILQKFQNKYDVNLIAEDYYGNTPLFNVSNRNDYKSAKFLLEYTEVKNKMNSPLNHLKHPLYAAERFQDKNLANLLIQNGAVNNYPKYGYSNTSYTNSSNNQNTKVENDIKIDEKNCAQIYEIDNNGQLYFTQEAQDKLFSSAEKGDLKTFRSDLASYYKAMDYVHTAFKVLQFLPPNLAFNYKNSSTLFHLAFNTSDKNLLRILLSYKDLFNFDFNIKDKQDHSGISVYEKVDKSSNTVLKNEFNHAFYSSKYSTLNSNYPAYKSDSFPSYTTNYGVNFSNTESTSYSNKNYNLKSGYSNKNLENSNFTSRVFYKEKFVKANLKGANFKSATLIETDFTGADLTDADFTDADLSRANFTGANLSGANFTNSFVYYTDFTKVILSNKTKLPSSEGIILREKEVVFNDNKVHKFAPASQFFNLSNNLNNSMNSLQTDFEKDLEKSTNEQKKKKEQENSKKSNAQENYSTPNLEDLRKKRLDFYGKNSK from the coding sequence ATGAGAAAAATGCTAGCTTTTTCACTTATGTCTGTTTCTTTAAATTCTTATTCTTTAACTATTGAAGATGTAACAGATCAATATAGTCAATCAAATTATGGGAATAGTCAAACAATTAATTCTGAAGTAAATAATGACGCTAATAAAAATGAGTATATTCAGTTACAAGAAAATGAAAAAACTGAAATAATGAATTCTTTACGTTACTTCTATTCAAATTCTGAATTTGATAAAGTGCTTAGTAATTTGATTAATACATATTCATATGATCAAAGAAAAATTGATCTAAATTTTTATGTTGATAATAGAATAATAAGTGGTTTTCATAAAAAGGGGTTAATTCATTACATAACTGAATTTAAAGAAAATTCTTTTGAATACTTACAAATATTGCAAAAATTTCAAAACAAATATGATGTAAACCTAATAGCTGAGGATTATTATGGGAATACACCGTTGTTTAATGTTAGCAATAGAAATGATTACAAATCAGCAAAATTTCTATTAGAATATACTGAAGTAAAAAATAAAATGAATAGTCCTTTAAATCACTTAAAGCATCCCTTATATGCAGCAGAAAGGTTTCAAGATAAAAATTTAGCAAATCTGTTAATTCAAAATGGTGCAGTAAATAATTATCCAAAGTATGGTTATTCTAATACAAGTTATACTAATAGTTCAAATAATCAAAATACGAAGGTTGAAAATGATATTAAAATAGATGAAAAAAATTGTGCGCAAATTTATGAAATTGATAATAATGGACAACTTTATTTTACACAGGAAGCACAAGACAAATTATTTTCTTCTGCTGAAAAGGGTGATTTGAAAACATTTAGAAGTGATTTAGCAAGTTACTACAAAGCAATGGATTATGTTCATACAGCATTTAAAGTACTTCAATTCCTTCCTCCAAATTTAGCTTTTAATTATAAAAATTCTTCGACTTTGTTTCATTTAGCTTTTAATACTAGTGATAAAAATTTATTAAGAATATTATTGAGTTATAAAGATTTATTTAATTTTGATTTCAATATTAAAGATAAACAAGATCACTCTGGAATAAGTGTATATGAAAAAGTTGATAAAAGCAGCAATACTGTATTAAAAAATGAATTTAATCATGCTTTTTACAGTTCTAAATATAGTACATTAAATTCTAACTATCCGGCTTATAAAAGTGATTCATTCCCGAGTTATACAACGAATTATGGTGTAAATTTTTCTAATACAGAAAGTACAAGTTATTCAAATAAAAATTATAATTTGAAATCAGGATATTCGAATAAAAATTTAGAGAATTCTAATTTTACTTCAAGAGTATTTTATAAAGAAAAATTTGTTAAAGCTAATCTGAAAGGCGCTAATTTTAAGTCTGCAACTTTAATCGAAACTGATTTTACTGGCGCAGATCTTACTGATGCTGATTTTACAGATGCAGATCTTTCCCGTGCAAATTTTACAGGAGCAAATTTGAGTGGGGCTAATTTTACAAATTCTTTTGTATACTATACCGATTTTACAAAAGTAATTCTTAGTAATAAAACAAAACTACCTTCAAGTGAAGGAATTATTTTACGTGAGAAAGAAGTGGTATTTAATGACAATAAAGTTCATAAATTTGCCCCAGCAAGTCAGTTTTTTAATTTGTCAAATAATTTAAATAATTCAATGAATAGTTTACAAACTGATTTTGAAAAAGATTTAGAAAAATCAACAAATGAACAGAAGAAAAAGAAAGAACAAGAGAATTCTAAGAAAAGTAATGCACAAGAAAATTATAGTACTCCAAACTTGGAAGATTTGAGGAAAAAACGATTAGATTTTTATGGTAAAAATAGCAAATAA
- a CDS encoding citrate/2-methylcitrate synthase: MIKDFDDSYLELKLNELFFEVFKITGSIDYNQLEYQKIHQWDSLNHINLMLGIEKKFNCQIPKGSVLQLTNYNKIKEFLISLSKLNSDEKSQHTDGSDKKIYRGLNNIYYDETKISYIDGNNGHLLYRGYKIDHLVNNYSAEEVMYLLIEGNLPDNENLKKFKTNLENERYLSKYVIKFLKTNAKKYSLMTCIKSCLALITEELSTYSSKKQLICLTSKIPLLIGNYLSIVNSNKEFSFDKNISHGDFLAKCIFQKLKIQTNYVKMLEKMSIIQFEHESNASAFAARVATGTENSFGNAILAATSTFEGKLHGGAIKLVADMLENITIENVDKYIKDRTKQNLPIYGFGHRVYRTEDPRSVILKNLLDEFYRDKKNKTILEILAKTKQEMSEFIKHGIDINVDFYSSVCLKSLNINKNLFLPIFIANRVVGWGVHIIEQKMNNILIRPRLKYSEIIE, translated from the coding sequence ATGATAAAAGATTTTGATGATTCTTATTTAGAATTAAAATTAAATGAACTCTTTTTTGAAGTATTCAAAATCACGGGTTCAATCGATTATAACCAACTTGAATATCAGAAAATTCATCAATGGGATTCATTAAATCATATAAACTTAATGCTTGGAATTGAAAAAAAATTTAATTGTCAAATACCTAAAGGCAGTGTTTTGCAATTGACTAATTACAATAAAATAAAAGAGTTTTTAATTTCATTAAGTAAATTAAATTCTGATGAAAAATCCCAACATACAGATGGTTCTGATAAAAAAATTTATCGAGGATTAAACAATATTTACTATGATGAAACAAAAATCTCTTATATTGATGGCAATAATGGTCATCTTTTATACCGTGGATACAAAATTGATCATTTAGTCAATAATTATTCAGCTGAAGAAGTTATGTATTTATTAATTGAGGGCAATCTTCCGGATAATGAAAATCTTAAGAAATTTAAAACTAATTTAGAAAATGAACGATATTTATCTAAATATGTAATTAAATTCTTAAAAACAAATGCAAAAAAATATTCTCTAATGACATGTATTAAATCTTGTTTAGCTTTAATAACTGAAGAACTAAGTACATATAGTTCAAAAAAACAATTAATTTGCTTAACGTCAAAAATACCCCTACTAATTGGCAACTACTTGAGTATAGTAAATTCAAACAAAGAGTTTTCATTTGATAAAAATATTTCTCATGGTGATTTTTTAGCAAAATGCATTTTTCAAAAATTAAAAATACAAACGAATTATGTCAAAATGCTTGAAAAAATGTCTATAATTCAGTTTGAACATGAAAGTAATGCGTCTGCATTTGCAGCAAGAGTAGCTACTGGTACTGAAAATTCATTTGGAAATGCTATATTAGCAGCTACTTCAACTTTTGAAGGTAAATTACATGGTGGAGCTATTAAATTAGTTGCTGACATGTTAGAAAATATTACTATAGAAAATGTAGATAAATATATAAAAGATAGGACCAAACAGAATTTACCTATTTATGGTTTTGGTCACCGAGTGTATCGAACTGAAGATCCCCGTTCTGTTATCCTAAAAAACTTGCTAGATGAATTTTATCGGGATAAAAAAAATAAAACAATACTAGAAATATTGGCAAAAACAAAACAAGAAATGAGTGAATTTATTAAACATGGAATAGATATCAATGTTGACTTTTATTCTAGTGTATGTCTTAAATCACTTAATATTAATAAAAATTTATTTCTTCCCATTTTTATTGCAAATAGGGTCGTAGGATGGGGCGTTCATATTATTGAACAAAAAATGAATAATATATTAATTAGACCTCGACTTAAATATTCAGAAATAATAGAATAA
- a CDS encoding AMP-binding protein produces MKKNLLNGIMKSYKKYQNNLALQIGSDAYSYKQIILESNLWAHNIIEYFKTQKINSIGILSSKDFVGYLGIITSLMLNSSFVPLNPKLPINRLLYIITSSDLDVIILDAKYVEILIELDKILDNNHSKKIKIFSPQSKIKNEFRNFKVIDSHISNVSTFLNDNIKSSSIAYILFTSGSTGNPKGVPISHKNVISFIDFNQSKYKINSSDRLSQTFDHSFDLSMFDIFMAWFHGASVFCLQSLDLLSPEEFINTNKISIWFSVPSIIGLLKRQNYPHKNTFPTLRLSLFCGEALSLNYIKFWQEAAPNSICENLYGPTELTICCSFYNVTSAKNILCQNDIVSIGNIYPHLKYCIWDNSKNCISNDNIGELCVSGDQMFKGYLNKNENKNKFIEIENIKCKVKYYKTGDLIRKDESGNLLYLGRIDRQIKLNGYRIELSDIENSIQNHQNVDYAVVALIEKQDTKNSFLSAHVFGNLHFEELDAYIKKNLPYYMQPKHIKISNEPILSPNGKLDRKFIQEKLIFDGINYE; encoded by the coding sequence ATGAAAAAAAATCTTCTAAATGGTATAATGAAATCATATAAAAAATATCAAAATAATTTAGCACTACAAATTGGTAGTGATGCTTATTCATACAAGCAAATAATTTTAGAGAGTAATTTATGGGCTCACAATATTATAGAATATTTTAAAACGCAAAAAATTAATTCTATAGGAATATTATCATCAAAAGATTTTGTTGGTTATCTCGGAATTATAACATCATTAATGTTAAATTCATCTTTTGTACCCCTAAATCCTAAGCTTCCAATAAATAGATTACTCTATATTATAACTTCTTCTGATTTAGATGTTATTATTTTAGATGCAAAATATGTAGAAATTTTAATTGAACTAGATAAAATTTTAGATAATAATCACTCAAAGAAGATAAAAATATTTTCACCCCAAAGTAAAATAAAGAATGAATTTAGAAATTTTAAAGTTATTGATTCACATATAAGTAATGTATCAACTTTTTTGAATGATAATATTAAATCTAGTAGTATTGCGTATATTCTTTTTACTTCAGGAAGTACAGGGAATCCAAAAGGTGTACCTATAAGTCACAAAAATGTAATAAGCTTTATCGATTTCAATCAATCGAAATATAAAATTAATTCAAGTGATAGACTTTCTCAAACTTTTGATCATAGTTTTGATCTTTCAATGTTTGACATATTCATGGCTTGGTTTCATGGTGCAAGTGTATTTTGTTTGCAATCCTTAGATCTTCTTAGCCCTGAAGAATTTATAAATACAAATAAAATTTCAATTTGGTTTTCTGTTCCTTCTATTATAGGTCTTTTAAAAAGACAAAACTATCCACATAAAAACACTTTCCCAACCTTAAGATTAAGTTTGTTTTGTGGGGAAGCTCTTTCTTTAAATTACATAAAATTTTGGCAAGAAGCCGCACCAAATTCAATCTGTGAAAATCTTTACGGACCTACTGAACTCACAATATGTTGCTCATTCTATAACGTAACATCAGCAAAAAATATTTTATGCCAAAATGATATTGTTTCTATAGGAAATATATATCCTCACTTAAAGTATTGCATTTGGGACAACTCTAAAAATTGTATTAGCAATGACAATATTGGTGAACTATGCGTCTCTGGAGATCAAATGTTTAAAGGATATTTAAACAAAAATGAAAACAAAAATAAATTTATTGAAATTGAAAATATTAAGTGTAAAGTAAAGTACTATAAAACAGGAGATCTTATTAGAAAAGACGAATCAGGAAATCTACTTTATTTAGGAAGAATAGATAGACAAATTAAGTTAAATGGTTATAGAATAGAATTATCTGATATTGAAAATAGTATTCAAAACCATCAAAATGTTGATTATGCAGTTGTTGCTCTTATCGAGAAACAGGATACTAAAAATTCTTTTCTTTCAGCTCATGTATTTGGAAATCTTCATTTTGAAGAATTAGATGCATATATAAAGAAAAATCTCCCATACTACATGCAACCTAAACATATTAAAATTTCAAATGAGCCAATTCTAAGTCCTAATGGAAAGTTAGATAGAAAATTTATTCAAGAAAAATTAATTTTTGATGGAATAAATTATGAATAA
- a CDS encoding PrpF domain-containing protein has product MNNFNKIPYMLLRGGTSKGPCFDWKYFPENDVERNKILLSIMGSPHPLQIDGIGSNHDLANKICLIRPSKLENIDVEYLLCQNHANSDQIETNLDCGNMLSAVAIYSLEMNYIKILKKETVLNIFSHNSKSRIEATISTKNKKINYEPDNIDNFEYGCIVKLAFLNPSGSSLGSEFPTGNKIDIIENTPVSCIDVSMPMVIGLAEDFNISGNETKIELDRNHNLMKKLETIRRIAASKMGMGNVEYKTSPKICLVSKAIRNGHINARYFISPFENNSHPTFAVTGAMCLGGSICIQNTLTNKLLKNFTINDEENNISIEHPSGTINVSVYLDNKKNISKISYLKSARPLSIGHVLIPKK; this is encoded by the coding sequence ATGAATAATTTTAATAAAATACCATACATGCTTTTGCGGGGTGGAACATCAAAAGGTCCATGCTTTGATTGGAAGTATTTTCCTGAAAATGATGTTGAAAGAAACAAAATACTACTTTCAATAATGGGCTCACCTCATCCTTTGCAAATAGATGGGATTGGAAGTAATCATGATTTGGCAAATAAAATTTGTTTAATACGCCCATCCAAATTAGAAAATATTGATGTTGAATATTTACTATGTCAAAATCATGCAAATAGTGATCAAATTGAAACAAATCTAGATTGTGGAAATATGCTTTCTGCAGTTGCTATATATTCATTAGAAATGAATTACATTAAAATTTTAAAAAAAGAAACAGTATTAAATATTTTTAGCCATAATAGCAAATCTAGAATAGAAGCTACAATATCAACAAAAAATAAAAAAATTAATTATGAACCTGACAATATTGATAACTTTGAATATGGTTGCATAGTTAAATTAGCATTTCTTAATCCTAGTGGCAGCTCTCTTGGAAGTGAATTCCCTACAGGAAATAAAATCGATATTATCGAAAATACACCTGTAAGCTGCATTGATGTAAGCATGCCTATGGTTATAGGACTTGCTGAAGACTTTAATATTTCTGGAAATGAAACGAAAATTGAATTAGATAGAAATCACAATTTGATGAAAAAACTTGAGACAATAAGGAGAATTGCTGCTAGTAAAATGGGAATGGGAAATGTTGAATATAAAACTTCACCAAAAATTTGCTTAGTTAGCAAAGCCATTAGAAATGGTCATATTAATGCTCGCTATTTTATATCCCCATTTGAAAATAATTCTCACCCAACATTTGCAGTAACAGGGGCAATGTGTCTAGGTGGCTCCATCTGCATACAAAATACTCTAACTAATAAACTACTTAAAAATTTTACAATTAATGATGAAGAAAATAATATATCTATTGAACATCCAAGCGGTACGATTAATGTAAGTGTGTATTTAGATAACAAAAAAAATATTAGTAAAATTTCTTATTTAAAATCTGCAAGACCATTAAGTATTGGGCATGTACTTATTCCAAAAAAATAA
- a CDS encoding DUF6025 family protein produces MIENLLNLIFKNKKFNQQDSEIARLNLEKNLRDFGIAWIHLGYSSLKIHELIEYITKECSIKPPRTGHLGNWHEIMAGRSCALDHNFFVCKNHIGFAYITEFTMTENSSLTSGDTVYLPGSLVYQGKRIILPLFFYNERNKWQETDKNKSYFCPFITAKFEDKIKPLIEIQKNQLTENILKRYVGQVYLKYKTEIKNLLFILISDSIKDNSKITPSDIIDRVVFIGGELKREKLHYINGKFTLLDKVYVNIDNILEDLFSCFYASINLLEFIEYHSTKKFFPFLSLSVMSIIDFAIFQIENRDVLANTDKISYLEWGAFGSAGYPPKSKGYFVQKFPILKQMYKILHNTDPKLFKKIVFIVIPSTIFNLLPNTLFISDKEHLKFLFSNSKKFLDKNSNTSSDILMKELEKELSLNIQKEKLSWYFKQRFSNARTIQHSQEIYEVGNLELTEEFSEISIQLACQILGFFTEEAEL; encoded by the coding sequence ATGATAGAAAATCTTTTAAACTTAATTTTTAAAAATAAAAAATTTAACCAACAAGATTCGGAAATTGCCCGTCTAAATTTAGAAAAAAATCTTAGAGATTTTGGAATAGCTTGGATTCATTTAGGCTATAGTTCTCTTAAAATTCATGAATTGATTGAATATATAACAAAGGAATGTAGTATAAAACCCCCAAGAACAGGGCACTTAGGAAATTGGCATGAAATTATGGCAGGCAGAAGCTGCGCTTTAGATCACAATTTTTTTGTCTGCAAAAATCATATTGGATTTGCATACATTACAGAATTTACTATGACAGAAAATAGTAGTTTAACCTCTGGTGATACTGTTTACTTACCAGGCTCTTTAGTTTATCAAGGTAAAAGAATAATACTACCTTTATTTTTTTATAATGAAAGAAATAAATGGCAAGAAACTGATAAAAATAAGAGTTATTTTTGTCCATTTATAACTGCAAAATTTGAAGACAAAATAAAACCATTAATAGAAATACAAAAAAACCAATTAACTGAAAATATTTTAAAAAGATATGTCGGTCAAGTTTATTTAAAATACAAAACTGAAATTAAAAATCTTCTTTTTATTTTGATAAGTGATAGTATTAAAGATAATTCTAAAATTACACCAAGTGATATAATTGATAGAGTGGTTTTTATTGGAGGAGAATTGAAAAGAGAAAAATTACATTACATTAATGGTAAATTTACTCTTTTAGATAAAGTTTACGTCAATATTGATAATATACTTGAAGATCTATTTTCTTGTTTTTATGCAAGTATAAATTTACTTGAGTTTATTGAATATCATTCGACAAAAAAATTTTTCCCATTTTTATCACTCTCTGTAATGAGTATTATTGATTTCGCAATTTTCCAGATAGAAAATAGAGATGTGTTAGCAAATACAGATAAAATTAGTTACTTGGAATGGGGTGCATTTGGATCTGCTGGTTATCCGCCAAAAAGTAAAGGATATTTTGTCCAAAAATTTCCTATACTAAAACAAATGTACAAAATTTTGCATAATACTGATCCTAAATTATTTAAAAAAATTGTATTTATAGTAATTCCTTCTACTATTTTCAATTTACTACCAAACACATTATTTATTTCCGATAAGGAACATCTAAAATTCCTCTTTTCTAATTCTAAGAAATTTCTTGATAAAAACTCTAATACTTCTTCGGATATTTTAATGAAAGAATTAGAAAAAGAACTTAGTTTAAATATTCAAAAAGAAAAATTATCTTGGTATTTTAAACAAAGATTCTCAAATGCAAGAACTATTCAACATTCACAAGAAATTTATGAAGTTGGAAACTTAGAACTTACAGAAGAATTTTCTGAAATTTCAATACAATTAGCTTGCCAAATTCTAGGATTTTTTACCGAAGAGGCTGAATTATGA
- a CDS encoding enolase C-terminal domain-like protein, with protein MNFSYSFFTLNMNSPFITHKATHLKVPHVLINIFLNKIIGYGQTVILPYYFYNLDEMNNIFKSLEKLKIFFSKIQKEKIKDLNEVLNRIRIIKSINLNIYSAVEMALLDLFSKMNQKYLHEFLSIEKREELITSMTLGIKSIDLLKIDLDKYKNWPVLKIKMSNNLKDNYYKVKFIFENYKGKIRIDANGSWSISEAKDMFKFLENYNIEFIEQPLAADSFRNLAELKQSTKIPIILDEDCKSIKDIKKISNYADGINIQAYKSGGILNLIEMFKEAKRFNLKTMIGCQAESSLGISALSHIASLADFIDLDGHLDFIDDKYYGVSIENGKITLPENYGIGVKINERQL; from the coding sequence ATGAATTTTTCTTATTCTTTTTTTACGCTTAACATGAATTCGCCTTTTATTACTCATAAGGCAACTCATTTAAAAGTTCCTCATGTATTAATAAATATATTTTTAAACAAAATTATAGGCTATGGACAAACTGTAATTCTGCCATACTACTTTTATAATTTGGATGAAATGAATAATATTTTTAAATCTCTTGAAAAATTAAAAATTTTCTTTAGTAAAATTCAGAAAGAAAAAATTAAAGACTTAAACGAAGTACTGAATAGAATTCGAATAATTAAATCCATCAATTTAAATATTTATTCCGCTGTAGAGATGGCTTTACTTGATTTGTTTAGTAAAATGAATCAAAAATATTTACATGAGTTTCTAAGTATAGAAAAAAGAGAAGAATTAATAACTTCCATGACTTTGGGAATAAAATCAATTGATTTACTTAAAATTGATTTAGATAAATACAAAAATTGGCCTGTTCTTAAAATTAAAATGAGTAATAACTTAAAAGATAACTACTATAAAGTAAAATTCATTTTTGAAAACTATAAAGGAAAAATAAGAATAGATGCAAATGGATCTTGGTCGATATCTGAGGCTAAAGATATGTTTAAATTTTTGGAAAATTATAACATTGAATTTATCGAGCAACCCTTAGCAGCAGATAGTTTCAGAAATTTAGCAGAACTAAAACAATCTACTAAAATACCTATTATTCTAGATGAAGATTGTAAAAGTATAAAAGACATAAAAAAAATATCAAATTATGCTGATGGCATAAACATTCAGGCATACAAAAGTGGGGGGATTTTGAACTTAATTGAAATGTTCAAAGAGGCTAAAAGATTTAACTTAAAAACCATGATTGGCTGTCAAGCTGAAAGTAGCTTAGGTATTTCAGCCCTCTCACATATAGCTTCATTAGCAGACTTTATTGATCTCGATGGACATCTCGATTTTATAGATGACAAATATTATGGAGTGTCAATTGAAAATGGAAAAATAACTTTACCTGAAAATTATGGTATAGGAGTTAAAATCAATGAGCGACAATTATAA